Proteins from one Arthrobacter sp. Soc17.1.1.1 genomic window:
- a CDS encoding HAD-IA family hydrolase translates to MSDRPVPTPLPRVLENPEHHTADLPVQLPAYNPADLRHGVVHFGVGGFHRAHQGVYFDELAGRGLAMDWGVIGVGLHRREMKDMLERQDHLYTVIERGAEEDSARVIGSMVDYLYAPEDPEAVLATLASERTRLVTLTVTGSSYHVDPVTGEFQADDEDIAEDLAHPERPATVFGYIVEALRRRREQGLPPFTVLPCDNMQRGGEVARTAVVSLARLRDADLADWIDREGAFPSSMVDRITPTTSPGERDAVVDRFGLDDAWPVLTEPFAQWIIEDSFCNGRPPLDEVGVHFVDDVEPFELMKTRLLNAGHCALGYYGLLLGYRTTAEAMADDVVRGFLTAFLDEVIPLLPAIPGIDLGEYRDSLLGRLSNASMEDQLERLTRRSSTKVSDYVLPSLLAALDQDSAHRMLLLTIAGWFRYLRGVDEQGAEYDVQDARADEMRPLAEGGRFDAWIGDASVFADLADRKDIVEELQELVDQLDARGARAVLDAETDASSDASAGADARAASGAGMGSAGAAAPSRLDPAAVRVILCDADGNLFPSEEVAFEASTDVTNRLAEDAGVPVRFEPEELRQATLGKNFRRVAAELTEPDSEWPGPARQFGDEELEQWISEEKHVVSEHLRATLEPDTEISHALQELDRHFELAVVSSSATSRLQASFEATDLGRFFPANRVFSAEDSMPEPVSKPDPAVYLFALEQLGVSADASLAIEDSVTGATSAVAAGCPTIGNVCFVAPEERQERRRRLEDVGVVAVVESWSELLELLALEPAVSAGATG, encoded by the coding sequence ATGTCGGACCGCCCTGTGCCCACACCCCTGCCCCGAGTCCTCGAGAACCCCGAGCACCACACCGCCGACCTGCCGGTGCAGCTCCCCGCGTACAACCCCGCGGACCTGCGCCACGGTGTCGTCCACTTCGGGGTCGGCGGATTCCACCGTGCCCACCAGGGTGTCTATTTCGACGAGCTGGCCGGTAGGGGACTCGCCATGGACTGGGGCGTGATCGGAGTCGGCCTGCACCGCCGGGAGATGAAGGACATGCTCGAGCGGCAGGACCACCTCTACACCGTCATCGAGCGGGGCGCGGAGGAGGACTCCGCGCGCGTCATCGGCTCCATGGTCGACTACCTGTACGCGCCCGAGGACCCCGAGGCCGTCCTCGCCACGCTCGCGAGCGAGCGCACCCGGCTCGTGACCCTGACAGTTACCGGTTCCAGCTACCACGTGGATCCCGTGACCGGGGAGTTCCAGGCTGACGACGAGGACATCGCGGAGGACCTCGCGCACCCCGAGCGGCCCGCCACCGTGTTCGGCTACATCGTCGAGGCCCTGCGTCGCCGCCGCGAGCAGGGGCTCCCGCCGTTCACCGTCCTGCCGTGCGACAACATGCAGCGCGGTGGCGAGGTGGCGCGCACCGCCGTCGTCTCCCTGGCCCGCCTACGGGACGCCGACCTGGCCGACTGGATCGACCGCGAGGGTGCGTTCCCCTCGAGCATGGTGGACCGCATCACCCCGACCACGTCCCCCGGGGAGCGGGACGCCGTCGTGGACCGGTTCGGCCTCGACGACGCCTGGCCCGTGCTCACCGAACCCTTCGCACAGTGGATCATCGAGGACTCCTTCTGCAACGGACGGCCTCCCCTCGACGAGGTCGGCGTGCACTTCGTCGACGACGTCGAGCCCTTCGAACTCATGAAGACCCGCCTGCTGAACGCCGGCCACTGCGCTCTCGGGTACTACGGCCTCCTCCTGGGGTACCGCACCACCGCGGAGGCCATGGCCGACGACGTCGTCCGCGGCTTCCTGACCGCGTTCCTGGACGAGGTCATCCCGCTCCTGCCGGCGATCCCGGGGATCGACCTCGGGGAGTACCGCGACTCCCTGCTCGGGAGGCTGTCGAACGCCTCCATGGAGGACCAGCTGGAGCGGCTCACGCGTCGCAGCTCCACGAAGGTCTCCGACTACGTGCTGCCGTCCCTGCTCGCGGCGCTCGATCAGGACAGCGCCCACCGGATGCTGCTGCTGACCATCGCAGGCTGGTTCCGCTACCTGCGCGGCGTCGACGAGCAGGGGGCCGAGTACGACGTGCAGGACGCCCGGGCCGACGAGATGCGCCCCCTCGCCGAGGGCGGACGGTTCGACGCGTGGATCGGCGACGCCTCGGTCTTCGCCGATCTCGCCGACCGGAAGGACATCGTGGAGGAACTGCAGGAGCTCGTGGACCAACTGGACGCCCGGGGAGCGCGTGCCGTCCTCGACGCCGAGACCGATGCGTCTTCCGATGCGTCTGCAGGTGCAGATGCCCGGGCCGCCTCCGGAGCGGGCATGGGTTCTGCCGGTGCGGCCGCCCCGTCGCGCCTCGATCCGGCTGCCGTCCGCGTGATCCTGTGCGACGCGGACGGCAACCTGTTCCCCTCCGAGGAGGTCGCCTTCGAGGCGTCCACGGACGTCACGAACCGGCTCGCCGAGGACGCCGGCGTGCCCGTCCGCTTCGAGCCGGAGGAACTGCGCCAGGCGACGCTCGGGAAGAACTTCCGGCGTGTGGCCGCCGAGCTGACCGAACCGGACAGCGAGTGGCCCGGTCCGGCCCGACAGTTCGGCGACGAGGAGCTGGAGCAGTGGATCTCGGAGGAGAAGCACGTGGTGAGCGAGCACCTGCGCGCCACCCTCGAGCCCGACACGGAGATCAGTCACGCCCTGCAGGAACTCGACCGGCACTTCGAGCTCGCCGTGGTCAGCTCGAGCGCCACCTCGCGGCTCCAGGCCTCCTTCGAGGCCACGGACCTCGGGCGTTTCTTCCCCGCGAACCGGGTGTTCAGTGCGGAGGACTCGATGCCGGAGCCCGTCAGCAAGCCCGACCCCGCGGTGTACCTGTTCGCCCTCGAGCAGCTCGGCGTGTCCGCCGATGCGTCACTCGCCATCGAGGACTCGGTGACGGGTGCGACGTCGGCGGTCGCCGCCGGGTGTCCCACCATCGGCAACGTCTGCTTCGTCGCACCCGAGGAGCGCCAGGAACGACGACGCCGGCTCGAGGACGTCGGAGTCGTCGCGGTCGTCGAGTCCTGGTCGGAGCTGCTCGAACTCCTCGCACTGGAGCCCGCTGTCAGCGCCGGTGCCACCGGCTGA
- a CDS encoding MBL fold metallo-hydrolase, giving the protein MSTDVPSADVPSAETRSPWRELGPGIYVLRTGFRMNVGLVVGTEKALVVDTGAGPVSAAEVYSHVRDVTALPLIVVNTHAHADHFFGNSYFAAQGVEEFWATSRCSAVQAENGEEQRALVAAVEPAMGAGEGLHAAILPANRLVEGKPVDLDLGGVSVTLFHLGRGHTDHDLLIGAGNVLFTGDLVEEGSDPVFEDSFPVDWVRTLGKMVALEDLYDVFVPGHGEPVAVQEVITQMNKMRSAIRVTRTAMDEASVDMTKAIPILPYGPEQSRALLIRLRTLAHWSWLTRKH; this is encoded by the coding sequence ATGAGCACCGACGTCCCCAGCGCCGACGTCCCCAGCGCCGAGACCCGCAGCCCCTGGCGCGAGCTCGGACCGGGCATCTACGTGCTCCGGACCGGGTTCCGGATGAACGTCGGTCTCGTGGTCGGCACGGAGAAGGCGCTCGTCGTGGACACCGGCGCCGGACCGGTCAGCGCCGCCGAGGTGTACTCCCACGTCCGCGACGTCACGGCGCTGCCGCTGATCGTCGTCAACACGCACGCCCATGCCGACCACTTCTTCGGGAACAGCTACTTCGCCGCGCAGGGCGTCGAGGAGTTCTGGGCGACGTCGCGATGCAGTGCCGTCCAGGCCGAGAACGGCGAGGAGCAGCGGGCGCTGGTCGCCGCCGTCGAGCCGGCCATGGGAGCGGGCGAGGGCCTACACGCCGCCATCCTGCCGGCCAACCGCCTGGTGGAGGGCAAGCCCGTGGACCTCGATCTCGGCGGTGTCTCGGTGACGCTGTTCCACCTCGGACGGGGGCACACGGACCACGACCTGCTGATCGGCGCCGGGAACGTCCTTTTCACGGGCGATCTCGTGGAGGAGGGCTCGGACCCTGTCTTCGAGGACTCCTTCCCCGTCGACTGGGTGCGGACGCTCGGCAAAATGGTAGCGCTCGAGGACCTCTACGACGTCTTCGTCCCCGGTCACGGGGAGCCGGTCGCCGTGCAGGAGGTCATCACGCAGATGAACAAGATGCGCAGCGCCATCCGTGTGACGAGGACGGCGATGGACGAAGCCTCGGTGGACATGACCAAGGCCATCCCGATCCTGCCGTATGGCCCGGAGCAGTCACGGGCGCTCCTGATCCGCCTGCGCACGCTCGCCCACTGGAGCTGGCTGACCCGCAAGCACTAG
- the yczE gene encoding membrane protein YczE yields MTFLGARRGLQLLIGVFLYGLSLAMMIRATLGVSPWDVLGQGGSLQTGIPFGFMTNIIGLIVLLLWIPLRQRPGIGTVLNVLLVGPSAEVGLALLDEPAPLWARILLFTGGLVLLAVASGLYIGARLGPGPRDGLMTGLHARFGLPIWLVRTAIEGTVLVLGWLLGGSVGLGTVAFALLIGPLINIALPIFRVPERP; encoded by the coding sequence ATGACCTTCCTCGGTGCCCGGCGTGGCCTGCAGCTCCTCATCGGCGTGTTCCTCTACGGCCTCTCGCTCGCCATGATGATCCGTGCCACGCTCGGAGTGTCGCCATGGGACGTCCTGGGCCAGGGCGGATCGCTGCAGACCGGCATCCCCTTCGGGTTCATGACCAACATCATCGGGCTGATCGTGCTGCTGCTCTGGATACCGCTGAGGCAGCGTCCCGGGATCGGGACCGTCCTCAACGTCCTGCTGGTGGGGCCGAGCGCCGAGGTGGGGCTGGCGCTCCTGGATGAACCGGCGCCGCTCTGGGCCCGGATCCTCCTGTTCACGGGTGGACTGGTGCTGCTGGCGGTCGCGAGCGGGCTCTACATCGGGGCCAGGCTGGGTCCGGGTCCGCGTGACGGTCTCATGACAGGCCTCCATGCCCGGTTCGGCCTGCCCATCTGGCTCGTCCGGACGGCGATCGAGGGGACGGTGCTGGTACTCGGCTGGCTGCTCGGCGGGTCGGTCGGTCTGGGCACCGTGGCCTTCGCGCTGCTCATCGGCCCGCTGATCAACATCGCGCTGCCGATCTTCCGCGTCCCGGAGCGTCCCTGA
- the yczR gene encoding MocR-like transcription factor YczR, whose product MIVLPTRRLALELGTWRTSGPAYVALADRIRLLALDGRIPLGTRLPAERELAAHLGVSRTLVAAAYARLRSAGYLESTRGSGSVVAMPGRGAPDLDGGDGVVLDFSKAALPAAPQVGEAAARAARDLPAYLNGNGYDPLGLPRLRQALADRYSARGVPTSPGQIMVTLGAQHAISLLARLLLTPAGTALVEAPSYPHAYEALRSAGRRLVPVSVDAARGWDDDGLEQAFRQGRPTVAYVMPDFHNPTGAVMPADQRARLMAAARRQDTVVVADETMAELRIDGDALPPLAAFGPAVLIGSMGKTVWGGLRIGWIRADEGLIRRLVQSRYAQDLGTPVLEQLIALDLLGSYDQLLRFRARQLAEGRDRLEELLRDVLPGWEVPHVGGGLSTWVNLGAPVSSQLALAARDRGLLLGAGPRFGIDGVFERFLRVPFSYPTEDTRLAVGILATAWRSLDDRAPTRTDFAPALV is encoded by the coding sequence ATGATCGTTCTCCCGACCCGCAGGCTCGCCCTGGAGCTCGGCACCTGGCGTACGTCCGGACCCGCCTATGTCGCCCTCGCAGACCGCATCAGGCTGCTCGCCCTCGACGGGCGGATCCCGCTGGGTACACGCCTCCCGGCCGAGCGGGAGCTCGCTGCGCACCTGGGGGTCAGCAGGACACTGGTGGCCGCCGCGTATGCACGCCTGCGGTCGGCGGGCTACCTGGAGAGCACACGGGGCTCGGGCAGCGTGGTCGCCATGCCGGGGCGGGGCGCGCCGGACCTCGACGGCGGCGACGGCGTGGTCCTCGACTTCAGCAAGGCGGCGCTCCCGGCAGCACCGCAGGTGGGCGAGGCGGCAGCCAGGGCTGCGCGGGACCTCCCCGCCTACCTGAACGGCAACGGCTACGACCCGCTCGGGCTCCCCCGGCTGCGCCAGGCCCTCGCCGACAGGTACTCGGCGCGCGGCGTCCCCACGTCTCCCGGTCAGATCATGGTGACCCTCGGTGCACAGCACGCCATCTCGCTCCTTGCGCGCTTGCTCCTGACCCCGGCCGGCACCGCGCTCGTCGAGGCGCCCAGCTATCCGCACGCCTACGAGGCACTCCGCTCGGCAGGTCGTCGCCTCGTCCCGGTGTCCGTCGATGCCGCGCGCGGCTGGGACGACGACGGCCTCGAGCAGGCGTTCCGGCAGGGGCGCCCGACCGTCGCCTACGTGATGCCGGACTTCCACAATCCGACCGGCGCCGTCATGCCCGCCGACCAGCGCGCGCGGCTGATGGCGGCCGCCCGGCGACAGGACACCGTCGTCGTCGCCGACGAGACGATGGCCGAGTTGCGGATCGACGGCGACGCCCTGCCGCCCCTCGCCGCCTTCGGCCCCGCCGTGCTGATCGGCTCGATGGGCAAGACCGTGTGGGGCGGACTGCGGATCGGCTGGATCAGGGCGGACGAGGGCCTGATCCGCAGGCTCGTGCAGTCCCGGTACGCGCAGGACCTCGGCACACCCGTCCTCGAGCAGCTCATCGCCCTCGACCTGCTCGGCAGCTACGACCAGCTGCTGCGGTTCCGCGCACGGCAGCTCGCCGAGGGGCGCGACCGGCTCGAGGAACTCCTCCGTGACGTGCTGCCGGGATGGGAGGTCCCGCACGTCGGGGGCGGCCTCTCCACATGGGTGAACCTCGGCGCGCCGGTCAGCTCACAGCTGGCGCTCGCCGCCCGCGACCGCGGGCTGCTGCTGGGTGCCGGACCGCGCTTCGGGATCGACGGCGTCTTCGAGCGGTTCCTGCGTGTCCCGTTCAGCTACCCGACCGAGGACACACGCCTGGCCGTCGGGATCCTCGCGACCGCGTGGCGGTCGCTCGATGATCGGGCTCCGACCCGCACCGATTTCGCGCCGGCACTCGTGTAA
- the uvrA gene encoding excinuclease ABC subunit UvrA: MNSLPSDTSTRDRFVRVQGASENNLRGVDVDCPRDAVVAFTGVSGSGKSSLAFGTIYAEAQRRYLESVAPYARRLLQQGNMPHVASITGLPPAVALQQRRGTPSVRSTVGTLTTLSNSLRMLYSRAGTYPASAPDRLESDAFSPNTAAGACPRCHGLGVARDVTEKTLVPDPSLTIREGAIAAWPGAWQGKNLRDVVSELGYDIDVPWRELPEEARTWLLFTEEQPVVQVTPQRDRVAKPYKGRFWSAKSYVMHTLHDSQSQQMRDRVLPFMESGPCGLCGGSGLRPEALAVTFGGLPISEANALPLEDLAAHLEPAATLEHPTAAYRSSTSGEGTEVSVTISRDLVQRLGVLVDLGLGYLSLGRATPTLSPGEMQRLRIATQLRSGLFGVVYVLDEPSAGLHPADVEPLLAVLEALKDAGNSVFVVEHNMDVVRRSDWIVDVGPAAGEGGGTIVYSGPADGLAGVSGSATAPFLARTASDGAASREPREPAGWLRLEGIHRHNLRGLDADVPVGVLTAVTGVSGSGKSTLVGKVLAETVGARVRDETPSDGGTADDDDAATTVVGRLHGVEDIDRLVSVDQKPIGRTPRSNLATYTGLFDAVRKAFAATPEARSKGFGAGRFSFNVQGGRCETCQGEGFVAVELLFLPGSYGPCPVCHGARYNEETLTVSLRGRTIADVLAMTVDDAAPFFEDLPGVARSLATLRDVGLGYLRLGQPATELSGGEAQRIKLATELQRARRGHTLYLLDEPTTGLHPADVVLLLGQLRKLVEAGNTVVVVEHTMAVVAAADWVIDLGPGGGSAGGNIVATGTPRDVAALDAGTSVTARYLAAYLGAGPDGGRPAA; this comes from the coding sequence ATGAACAGCCTCCCCTCGGACACGAGTACCCGCGACAGATTCGTCCGGGTCCAAGGTGCCAGCGAGAACAACCTGCGCGGCGTCGACGTCGACTGCCCCCGGGACGCCGTCGTGGCCTTCACGGGTGTGTCCGGCTCCGGGAAGTCCTCGCTGGCCTTCGGCACCATCTATGCGGAGGCCCAGCGCCGGTACCTCGAATCGGTCGCACCCTATGCGCGCAGGCTCCTCCAGCAGGGGAACATGCCGCACGTCGCCTCCATCACCGGACTCCCGCCCGCCGTCGCCCTGCAGCAGCGCCGCGGGACGCCGAGTGTGCGCTCCACCGTCGGCACCCTGACCACGCTCTCCAACTCGCTCCGGATGCTGTATTCCCGCGCAGGGACCTATCCCGCGAGCGCCCCGGACAGGCTGGAATCCGACGCCTTCTCGCCCAACACCGCTGCCGGTGCCTGCCCGCGCTGCCATGGCCTCGGGGTGGCGCGTGACGTCACGGAGAAGACGCTCGTCCCGGACCCGTCCCTGACCATCCGCGAGGGCGCCATCGCCGCCTGGCCCGGCGCCTGGCAGGGAAAGAACCTGCGCGACGTCGTGAGCGAACTCGGCTACGACATCGACGTCCCATGGCGCGAACTCCCGGAGGAGGCACGCACCTGGCTCCTTTTCACCGAGGAGCAGCCGGTGGTGCAGGTCACCCCGCAGCGCGACCGCGTGGCCAAACCCTACAAGGGACGGTTCTGGAGCGCGAAGAGCTATGTCATGCACACCCTGCACGACTCCCAGAGCCAGCAGATGCGTGACCGCGTGCTGCCGTTCATGGAGTCCGGCCCCTGCGGCCTGTGCGGCGGCAGCGGACTGCGGCCCGAAGCGCTCGCCGTGACGTTCGGCGGGCTCCCGATCTCCGAGGCCAACGCCCTGCCGCTGGAGGACCTGGCCGCACACCTGGAACCTGCTGCGACGCTCGAGCACCCCACCGCCGCGTACCGCTCCTCCACCTCGGGTGAGGGCACGGAGGTGTCGGTCACAATCAGCAGGGACCTCGTCCAGCGGCTCGGTGTCCTGGTGGACCTCGGGCTCGGGTACCTAAGCCTCGGCCGGGCGACACCCACCCTCTCACCGGGCGAGATGCAGCGCCTGCGGATCGCCACGCAACTGCGGTCCGGCCTCTTCGGCGTGGTCTACGTGCTCGACGAACCGTCCGCGGGCCTGCACCCGGCCGACGTCGAGCCGCTCCTGGCCGTCCTCGAAGCCCTCAAGGACGCCGGGAACTCCGTGTTCGTGGTGGAGCACAACATGGACGTCGTACGGCGCTCGGACTGGATCGTCGACGTCGGTCCTGCGGCGGGGGAGGGTGGCGGCACCATCGTCTACAGCGGACCCGCCGACGGGCTCGCCGGTGTGTCCGGGTCAGCGACGGCCCCCTTCCTCGCCCGGACCGCGTCCGACGGTGCCGCATCGCGGGAACCGCGTGAGCCGGCCGGCTGGCTGCGCCTCGAAGGGATCCACCGCCACAACCTGCGGGGGCTCGACGCCGACGTCCCGGTGGGGGTCCTGACCGCCGTGACCGGCGTCTCGGGCTCGGGCAAATCCACGCTGGTCGGCAAGGTGCTCGCGGAGACGGTCGGCGCCCGGGTGCGGGACGAGACGCCGAGCGACGGCGGGACGGCCGACGACGACGACGCGGCGACCACCGTCGTGGGGCGACTTCACGGCGTCGAGGACATCGACCGCCTGGTCAGCGTGGACCAGAAGCCGATCGGGCGGACGCCACGCTCGAACCTCGCCACCTACACGGGACTGTTCGACGCGGTACGGAAGGCCTTCGCGGCAACGCCCGAGGCGCGGTCGAAGGGTTTCGGTGCGGGCCGCTTCTCCTTCAATGTGCAGGGCGGCCGGTGCGAGACCTGCCAGGGCGAGGGCTTCGTGGCGGTGGAACTCCTGTTCCTCCCCGGGAGCTACGGTCCCTGCCCGGTGTGCCACGGCGCCCGGTACAACGAGGAGACGCTGACCGTGTCGCTGCGGGGGCGTACCATCGCGGACGTCCTCGCGATGACGGTCGACGACGCCGCCCCGTTCTTCGAGGACCTCCCCGGCGTGGCACGTTCGCTCGCCACCCTCAGGGATGTGGGGCTGGGGTACCTGCGCCTCGGGCAGCCGGCCACCGAGCTGTCGGGTGGCGAGGCCCAGCGCATCAAACTCGCAACCGAACTGCAGCGTGCACGGCGCGGACACACCCTGTACCTGCTGGACGAACCGACCACGGGCCTGCATCCCGCGGACGTCGTCCTGCTCCTCGGGCAGCTGCGGAAGCTCGTGGAGGCCGGCAACACGGTGGTCGTCGTCGAGCACACCATGGCGGTCGTCGCTGCGGCCGACTGGGTGATCGACCTCGGCCCCGGCGGTGGGTCGGCGGGTGGCAACATCGTCGCGACCGGCACGCCCCGGGACGTGGCAGCGCTCGACGCCGGGACCAGCGTCACGGCCCGCTACCTGGCGGCGTATCTCGGAGCCGGTCCCGACGGCGGCCGACCAGCGGCCTGA
- a CDS encoding CHRD domain-containing protein has protein sequence MNKMRLLAVPALAISAVALAGSPAVAADGSYSSTLGQLNGTTGTGTVTLDVVGDQATINLQVSGLAETFQGAPYPHVQHIHGGATGTCPTPANDANGDGIVSVTESAPVYGGILATVTTSGPTSPAEALNLQLGGQGGNYAIQRTFTVDAATLAELEAGRAVFNVHGLDPATTPSTPEAFNAPSDLDPSLPLGATSTALCGTLVKTQMGAMPSGGADTGATVESSSSQAGMIALGGGLVLAAAAGGTYAVRRSQAKA, from the coding sequence ATGAACAAGATGCGCCTCCTCGCAGTACCCGCCCTCGCCATCAGCGCCGTCGCTCTGGCAGGGTCCCCGGCGGTGGCCGCCGATGGCAGCTACTCGTCGACCCTCGGTCAGCTCAACGGCACCACCGGCACCGGCACCGTCACCCTCGACGTCGTGGGCGACCAGGCCACGATCAACCTCCAGGTGTCCGGCCTCGCCGAGACGTTCCAGGGTGCCCCGTACCCGCACGTGCAGCACATCCACGGCGGAGCCACCGGTACCTGTCCCACGCCCGCGAACGACGCCAACGGCGATGGCATCGTCAGCGTCACCGAGAGTGCCCCCGTCTACGGTGGCATCCTGGCGACGGTCACGACGTCGGGCCCCACGAGCCCTGCGGAGGCCCTGAACCTCCAGCTGGGTGGGCAGGGTGGGAACTACGCCATCCAGCGCACCTTCACCGTCGACGCCGCCACCCTGGCGGAACTGGAAGCGGGCAGGGCCGTGTTCAACGTGCACGGCCTCGACCCCGCCACGACGCCGTCGACGCCCGAGGCGTTCAATGCGCCCAGCGATCTCGACCCGTCACTGCCCCTGGGCGCTACGTCGACCGCGCTGTGCGGCACCCTCGTGAAGACCCAGATGGGCGCGATGCCGTCCGGTGGGGCGGACACGGGCGCCACGGTGGAGTCCTCCTCCAGCCAGGCCGGGATGATCGCCCTCGGTGGGGGGCTGGTGCTCGCGGCTGCGGCCGGTGGCACGTACGCGGTGCGCCGGAGCCAAGCGAAGGCCTGA
- a CDS encoding dihydrolipoamide acetyltransferase family protein: MSAPTISSGLLVFALPDLGEGLTEAELVSWLVAEGDTIVVDQPVAEVETAKSVVEVPSPFAGTVAVLHGRPGEVLDVGAPFLSVRPEGVEALPGGPVPGPGDGAASASTAHGNPVSAADAPAVAAAAAALRGDAGVPTAATQGGGEGPAEAEGSGNVLIGYGTPGGLSGGRRRPRRVAPSRSGGTPAHAPASALAPAAAPVSAAAAPPAPGVAGRSQSIDAAGAGRAAASAATPTAAPLCVSPLVRKLARDHGLRLDAIRGSGEQGLILRRDVEQAIAGPGAAPAVGQSPSDGSPEDSGTRTDSRSGAPVDPRSGLAVVDRTPLRGVRRTIAEAMSRSRREIPEATVWVDVDVTALVELREGMKRRTPDAVPGLLAFVARFVVAGLARYPELNTRIATRDDGSLEIVRVEGVNLGIAAQTDRGLVVPSVRRADTLSARELDAEIRRLADLARSGRATPSDLSSGTFTLNNYGVFGVDGSAAIINYPESAILGMGRIIDRPWVVDGQLAVRKVTELTLAFDHRVCDGGTAGGFLRFVADAMENPGGMLADL, from the coding sequence GTGAGCGCGCCGACCATCTCGTCGGGGCTCCTGGTGTTCGCCCTGCCCGATCTCGGCGAGGGCCTCACCGAGGCGGAGCTCGTCTCCTGGCTCGTGGCCGAGGGCGACACCATCGTCGTCGATCAGCCCGTCGCGGAGGTGGAGACCGCCAAGTCCGTGGTCGAGGTGCCCTCACCCTTCGCCGGCACCGTCGCCGTCCTCCACGGCCGGCCGGGGGAGGTGCTCGACGTCGGTGCACCGTTCCTGTCCGTCCGACCGGAGGGCGTCGAGGCCCTACCCGGAGGCCCTGTGCCCGGCCCCGGGGACGGCGCAGCTTCCGCCTCGACGGCGCACGGGAATCCGGTGTCCGCCGCTGACGCGCCGGCTGTCGCTGCGGCGGCAGCGGCACTCCGCGGGGATGCCGGCGTCCCGACGGCGGCGACGCAGGGCGGCGGCGAGGGACCGGCCGAGGCCGAGGGTTCCGGCAACGTCCTGATCGGTTACGGGACGCCCGGCGGGCTCTCGGGCGGGCGGCGCCGCCCCCGGCGGGTCGCTCCATCCCGCTCCGGAGGGACACCGGCGCACGCCCCTGCATCTGCCCTCGCACCTGCCGCTGCCCCTGTATCTGCAGCTGCAGCTCCTCCCGCGCCCGGGGTAGCCGGTCGGTCCCAGTCCATCGACGCGGCTGGAGCCGGACGGGCCGCGGCATCGGCTGCCACTCCGACCGCTGCGCCTCTGTGCGTGTCGCCGCTCGTCCGCAAACTCGCCCGCGACCACGGCCTGCGCCTCGACGCCATCCGCGGATCGGGGGAGCAGGGGCTGATCCTGCGCCGCGACGTCGAGCAGGCCATCGCGGGACCGGGTGCGGCGCCCGCCGTCGGGCAGTCGCCGTCGGACGGGAGCCCCGAAGACAGCGGCACCCGGACGGACAGCCGGTCGGGTGCCCCTGTCGACCCCCGATCAGGGCTCGCGGTCGTCGACCGCACGCCGCTCCGCGGGGTCCGCCGGACCATCGCCGAGGCGATGTCCCGCAGCCGGCGCGAGATCCCGGAAGCGACCGTGTGGGTCGACGTGGACGTGACGGCCCTCGTCGAGCTGCGGGAGGGGATGAAGCGGAGGACGCCCGACGCCGTGCCCGGCCTGCTGGCCTTCGTGGCACGCTTCGTCGTCGCCGGTCTCGCCCGCTACCCGGAACTGAACACCAGGATCGCCACGCGGGACGACGGCAGCCTGGAGATCGTGCGTGTCGAGGGCGTCAACCTCGGCATCGCCGCGCAGACCGACCGGGGGCTCGTGGTCCCGAGTGTGCGCCGGGCGGACACGCTCTCGGCGCGCGAGCTCGACGCAGAGATCCGCCGACTGGCCGACCTCGCCCGCAGTGGCAGGGCGACGCCGTCGGACCTGTCCTCGGGCACCTTCACCCTGAACAACTACGGGGTCTTCGGCGTGGACGGCAGTGCGGCGATCATCAACTACCCGGAGTCGGCGATCCTCGGAATGGGCCGGATCATCGACCGTCCGTGGGTGGTCGACGGTCAGCTCGCGGTGCGGAAGGTGACCGAGCTGACGCTCGCCTTCGACCACCGTGTGTGCGACGGCGGCACGGCCGGGGGCTTCCTGCGCTTCGTCGCGGATGCGATGGAGAATCCCGGAGGGATGCTCGCGGACCTTTAG